The following are encoded together in the Cyanobacterium aponinum PCC 10605 genome:
- a CDS encoding RNA-guided endonuclease InsQ/TnpB family protein, with protein sequence MHRAIKVRIYPNKTQAKKLSQVMGCCRWWYNYALNLCIDTYKATGKALKQVALNKYLPKLKKEEDTAWLGDCYSQCLQSTTLNLTKAFKNFFEGRAKYPRYKSYQGRQSCQYPQNVSIVDGCLKIPQLGLVKAVIHRIFEGEIKTVTVSKTPTGKYYASILFDTKQTFPEVTITGKVCGIDLGIKDFAIVHDGRKTSKYANPRHIKKHEKNLARKQQKLARKKKGSKNREKARKLVAKVHERISNARQDFLHKLSRKIVNNNQVVVIEQLNIKGMVRNHNLAKAISDVGWGTLINFLDYKLKQKGGLLVEIDRWFPSSKTCSHCHYQMSEMPLEIREWTCPSCGSHHDRDENASKNIRAEGIRKIQTDGTAVSASGGSVRPKGGRKSVLRHEPVKDEAPDSAIAVG encoded by the coding sequence TGCTCTAAACTTGTGCATTGACACTTATAAAGCTACAGGTAAGGCATTAAAGCAAGTAGCCCTTAATAAGTATCTCCCTAAGTTAAAAAAAGAGGAAGATACGGCTTGGTTAGGGGATTGTTACTCACAATGTCTGCAATCAACGACTCTTAATCTGACTAAGGCTTTCAAAAACTTCTTTGAAGGTAGAGCCAAATACCCCAGATACAAGTCATATCAAGGAAGACAGTCTTGCCAATATCCCCAAAATGTCTCGATAGTTGATGGATGTCTCAAAATTCCCCAACTGGGCTTAGTAAAAGCAGTTATTCATCGGATATTTGAAGGTGAGATTAAGACTGTAACAGTAAGCAAAACTCCTACTGGTAAATACTATGCAAGTATATTATTTGATACCAAACAAACATTTCCTGAAGTAACAATTACGGGAAAAGTCTGTGGTATTGACTTAGGAATCAAAGATTTTGCTATTGTTCATGATGGCAGGAAAACCAGTAAGTACGCTAACCCTAGACACATCAAAAAACATGAAAAAAACTTAGCTCGGAAACAACAAAAATTAGCCCGTAAGAAAAAAGGCTCTAAGAATAGAGAAAAAGCTCGTAAGCTAGTTGCTAAAGTTCACGAACGCATAAGCAATGCCCGTCAAGACTTCCTACACAAACTCTCAAGAAAGATTGTGAATAACAATCAAGTGGTAGTCATTGAGCAGTTGAATATCAAGGGTATGGTTCGGAATCACAACTTAGCGAAAGCAATATCTGATGTCGGTTGGGGAACATTGATCAATTTCCTAGACTATAAACTCAAGCAAAAAGGTGGGTTATTAGTAGAGATAGACAGATGGTTTCCTAGCTCTAAAACTTGCTCTCATTGTCATTATCAAATGTCTGAAATGCCATTAGAGATAAGAGAATGGACTTGTCCAAGTTGTGGTAGTCATCATGATAGAGATGAGAACGCAAGTAAAAATATTAGAGCAGAAGGCATCAGAAAAATACAGACGGATGGAACAGCCGTCTCTGCATCTGGAGGATCGGTAAGACCAAAAGGCGGACGTAAATCCGTTTTGAGGCACGAACCTGTGAAAGATGAAGCTCCCGACTCAGCCATAGCGGTCGGGTAG
- a CDS encoding dihydroorotase: protein MTSDLLIKQAEIVLPEGELLLGDVLVQQGKIAEIGTALHSESARIIDGKGLTLLPGVIDPQVHFREPGLEHKEDLFTASCACAKGGVTSFLEMPNTKPLTTTQAALDDKLNRAKEKCLVNYGFFMGATADNLDDLREASPACGIKIFMGSQHGALLVSTEEEIEPIFAKGDRIIAVHAEDQARIMERRKEFAGISDPAIHSQIQDEEAALNATKLAVKLANKYQRRLHILHLSTGIEAEYLRTHKTPWISTEVTPQHLLLNTEAYEKIGTLAQMNPPLRSPQNNEILWKALLDGVIDCIATDHAPHTLEEKAKPYPHSPSGMPGVETSLVLMLTEAKKGRCSVEQVVKWMCTNPAKLYKIPNKGEIKIGYDADLILVDLNNYRPVLKENLSTKCGWSPFEGWELTGWPVYTIVNGNIALDNGQLCTDVRGKALTFES from the coding sequence ATGACCTCTGATTTATTAATCAAACAAGCAGAAATAGTTTTACCTGAAGGGGAACTTCTTTTAGGAGATGTTTTAGTTCAACAAGGGAAAATCGCAGAAATTGGTACTGCTCTACATAGTGAATCTGCAAGAATTATTGATGGAAAAGGATTAACGTTATTACCGGGGGTAATCGATCCTCAAGTCCATTTCCGTGAACCCGGTTTAGAGCATAAAGAAGACCTATTTACGGCTAGTTGTGCTTGTGCTAAGGGGGGGGTAACTTCATTTCTGGAAATGCCCAATACAAAGCCTTTAACCACAACTCAAGCGGCTTTAGATGATAAACTCAATCGTGCCAAAGAGAAGTGTTTAGTTAATTATGGTTTTTTCATGGGGGCAACGGCGGACAATTTAGATGATTTACGGGAAGCGAGTCCTGCTTGTGGTATAAAAATATTTATGGGGTCACAACATGGTGCGTTGTTAGTAAGTACAGAGGAAGAAATTGAACCTATTTTTGCAAAAGGCGATCGCATCATTGCTGTTCATGCGGAAGATCAAGCCCGTATAATGGAGAGAAGAAAAGAATTTGCGGGTATTAGCGATCCTGCGATTCATTCTCAGATACAAGACGAAGAAGCGGCTTTAAATGCTACAAAATTGGCAGTAAAACTGGCTAATAAATATCAAAGAAGATTACACATTCTTCATTTAAGCACAGGCATTGAAGCAGAATATTTACGCACCCATAAAACTCCTTGGATTAGTACCGAAGTTACCCCCCAACATCTATTACTAAATACCGAAGCCTATGAAAAAATAGGGACTTTAGCACAAATGAACCCCCCACTGCGATCGCCCCAAAACAATGAAATATTATGGAAAGCATTATTAGATGGTGTAATTGATTGTATCGCAACAGATCACGCCCCCCATACCTTAGAAGAAAAAGCGAAACCTTACCCCCATAGCCCATCAGGAATGCCCGGAGTAGAAACTTCTTTAGTCTTAATGTTAACAGAAGCAAAAAAAGGGAGATGTAGTGTTGAGCAAGTGGTGAAGTGGATGTGTACTAACCCCGCAAAATTATACAAAATTCCCAATAAAGGAGAAATAAAAATTGGCTATGATGCAGATTTAATCTTAGTTGACTTAAATAATTATCGCCCTGTTTTAAAAGAAAATTTATCAACTAAATGTGGTTGGAGTCCATTTGAAGGATGGGAATTGACAGGATGGCCTGTTTACACCATTGTTAATGGTAATATTGCCCTTGATAATGGTCAATTATGTACCGATGTCAGAGGCAAAGCTCTTACCTTTGAATCTTAA
- the hisF gene encoding imidazole glycerol phosphate synthase subunit HisF, giving the protein MLAKRILPCLDVNAGRVVKGVNFTNLKDAGDPVELAKLYNDAGADELVFLDITATHEARDTIIDVVYRTAEQVFIPLTVGGGIKTLENVKDLLRAGADKISVNSTAVRNPDFINKASERFGSQCIVVAIDARRREDANNPGWDVYVRGGRENTGIDAVAWAKEVTERGAGELLITSMDADGTQAGYDLKLTKTIAEMVEIPVIASGGAGNCHHIYQALTEGKAEAALLASLLHYGQLTVEEIKKYLSSHQVPVKN; this is encoded by the coding sequence ATGTTAGCAAAGAGAATATTACCCTGTTTAGATGTTAATGCTGGTAGAGTTGTTAAAGGTGTAAATTTTACTAATTTGAAAGATGCAGGTGATCCCGTTGAATTAGCAAAGCTATATAATGATGCAGGGGCAGATGAATTGGTTTTTCTTGATATTACCGCTACCCATGAAGCGAGAGACACGATTATTGATGTGGTTTATCGTACTGCCGAACAAGTTTTTATTCCTCTTACTGTTGGGGGGGGGATTAAAACCTTAGAAAATGTTAAGGATTTGTTAAGAGCAGGGGCAGATAAAATAAGTGTAAACTCAACGGCAGTAAGGAATCCAGATTTTATTAATAAAGCTAGTGAGCGTTTTGGCAGTCAATGTATTGTTGTTGCTATTGATGCAAGAAGAAGAGAAGATGCAAATAATCCGGGGTGGGATGTATATGTGAGAGGGGGAAGGGAAAACACTGGAATTGATGCGGTGGCATGGGCAAAAGAGGTGACGGAAAGAGGTGCCGGAGAATTACTAATTACCAGTATGGATGCGGATGGAACTCAAGCAGGATATGACTTAAAATTAACTAAAACCATTGCGGAAATGGTGGAAATACCTGTTATTGCCTCTGGAGGTGCTGGTAATTGTCATCATATTTATCAAGCCTTAACGGAAGGAAAAGCGGAAGCGGCTTTGTTAGCTTCTTTGTTACATTATGGACAATTGACGGTAGAGGAGATAAAAAAATACTTAAGTAGTCATCAAGTGCCAGTAAAAAATTAA
- a CDS encoding ribonuclease catalytic domain-containing protein — translation MKAEIRPRKFNSSHIQQASAVNLADHFHNRLSVFGITIDDSSTVDRDDGIWLIELSNGNFELQVSITDVSTVIPKHSPIDKEAEERVITLYHTNPSTPMLPNHLSTNLGSLEEEQRRLALTIFFQIDSSGNVNNFTIKETIFTNKKAFSYEEVEKILANPQDIPEHKLLLKMQQLAHLFAQKRVGKSGILTTEGYVDEDGNLIKENVNTHQLIAEFMILTNATVGNFLAENNLPAIYRTQDVGTTDFDFVIKTMGHCLVPAVYESWAKPHVGLGLMAYAHFTSPLRRFVDLVNHRIVKNFLQQKSHPYSIQELNTICDHVNEFTEKFKCDRANYLKQKRKDELEEKYSHLEQVNIDKLSSEELSELIQYTAKNNRLKDIILSLEKRKQDLQPKDFYHIWFVGKIQHFLEDEEIDTISVLRIKCQLDNSMVDYKSHYCPIRQKNFAFCYLDGKTTLNPEEDSKKNKARQKAALATIKSYLKGELTSQPNNFPSATFEDFIKEQSLQKLENDIDLTNLDDKLFSQLIDYCLKNQFEEKIIEEIENRINRLSVKDLYKIWFEGKINKFFNFSNLDFTSVVLIYCQINNYSIKYRIEYNPSEEVYSALCCINNLISPEISVDAKKSRAKQKASMAYIQAYVNNTLITAPDIFADENEDNYPEKNADQDDDINPKKDIVNSIDNNEEKPTKLNVDWVSKLHYLCQANHWKSPEYIFDNFGTFFSCIVVLSVENKVLKSKGYGKSKKDAKQSASQVFMIQHQLET, via the coding sequence ATGAAAGCAGAAATCAGACCCAGAAAATTTAATTCTAGCCATATTCAACAGGCTTCTGCTGTAAATTTAGCTGATCATTTTCATAATCGTTTATCTGTATTTGGTATAACGATAGATGATTCAAGTACCGTTGACCGAGATGATGGTATCTGGTTGATAGAATTAAGTAACGGTAATTTCGAGCTTCAAGTGAGTATTACTGATGTTTCTACCGTAATCCCTAAACATTCCCCCATTGATAAAGAAGCAGAGGAAAGAGTAATAACTCTTTATCATACCAATCCTTCAACCCCCATGTTACCTAATCATCTTAGTACTAATTTAGGTTCATTGGAAGAAGAGCAAAGACGGTTAGCTTTAACTATTTTTTTTCAAATTGATAGTAGTGGAAACGTTAATAATTTTACTATTAAAGAGACTATTTTTACTAATAAAAAAGCCTTTAGTTATGAAGAAGTAGAAAAAATTTTAGCAAATCCTCAAGATATTCCTGAACATAAATTATTATTAAAAATGCAACAATTAGCTCATTTATTTGCTCAAAAAAGAGTGGGTAAATCGGGAATATTAACAACGGAAGGTTATGTTGATGAAGACGGCAATTTAATTAAAGAAAATGTTAATACCCATCAATTAATTGCTGAGTTTATGATTCTAACTAATGCAACAGTTGGTAATTTTTTGGCAGAGAATAATCTACCAGCAATTTATCGTACTCAGGATGTTGGTACAACGGATTTTGATTTTGTGATTAAAACGATGGGGCATTGTTTAGTTCCTGCTGTTTATGAGTCTTGGGCAAAACCCCATGTTGGCTTAGGTTTGATGGCTTACGCTCATTTTACCAGTCCTTTAAGAAGATTTGTTGATTTAGTTAATCATCGCATTGTTAAAAATTTTCTTCAGCAAAAATCTCATCCTTATTCTATTCAAGAATTAAATACAATTTGTGATCATGTTAATGAGTTTACCGAAAAATTTAAGTGCGATCGAGCTAATTATTTAAAGCAAAAAAGAAAAGATGAATTAGAAGAAAAATATAGTCATTTAGAGCAAGTTAATATTGATAAATTATCTTCAGAAGAATTATCAGAATTAATTCAATATACTGCGAAAAATAATCGTTTAAAAGACATAATTTTATCTCTGGAAAAACGAAAACAAGATTTACAACCAAAAGATTTTTATCATATTTGGTTTGTCGGCAAAATTCAACATTTTTTAGAAGACGAAGAAATAGACACTATTTCCGTTTTAAGAATTAAATGCCAACTAGACAACTCTATGGTAGATTATAAGTCTCACTACTGCCCCATAAGACAAAAAAACTTTGCCTTCTGTTATCTTGATGGTAAAACAACCCTCAATCCAGAAGAAGATAGCAAAAAAAATAAAGCTCGACAGAAAGCGGCGTTGGCAACAATTAAATCATATTTAAAAGGAGAATTAACATCACAACCGAATAATTTTCCCTCTGCTACTTTTGAAGATTTTATCAAAGAACAATCATTGCAAAAACTAGAAAATGATATTGATTTAACTAACTTAGATGACAAGCTGTTTAGCCAACTCATAGACTATTGTCTCAAAAATCAGTTTGAAGAAAAAATTATCGAAGAAATAGAAAACAGAATTAATCGTCTGAGTGTTAAAGATTTATATAAAATTTGGTTTGAAGGAAAAATAAATAAATTTTTCAACTTTAGCAACCTAGACTTTACCTCAGTAGTTTTAATTTATTGTCAAATAAATAATTACTCCATTAAATATAGAATAGAATATAATCCTTCTGAAGAAGTTTATTCTGCCCTTTGTTGTATCAATAATTTAATTTCCCCAGAAATTTCAGTGGATGCAAAAAAAAGTAGGGCAAAACAAAAAGCATCTATGGCGTATATTCAGGCTTACGTTAACAATACTTTAATTACCGCTCCTGATATTTTTGCAGATGAAAATGAAGATAATTATCCTGAGAAAAATGCTGATCAAGATGATGATATTAACCCTAAAAAAGATATTGTTAATAGTATCGATAATAACGAGGAAAAACCAACAAAATTAAATGTTGATTGGGTATCTAAACTTCATTATCTTTGTCAGGCAAATCATTGGAAATCCCCAGAATATATATTTGATAATTTTGGTACTTTTTTTTCTTGTATAGTCGTTTTGTCTGTGGAAAACAAAGTCTTAAAATCTAAAGGTTATGGTAAAAGCAAAAAGGATGCAAAACAATCAGCTTCTCAGGTGTTTATGATTCAACATCAATTAGAAACTTAG
- a CDS encoding alpha/beta hydrolase codes for MKIFTKIKHYQQKFFLISILISLFTCLFSKSAESAEKINFVYGSLSFSVAIESLETFAKTGELKEDLEPYASQLDQKTLFEVRLFLNKSFQFPQASLYRISRTSLAQDLIKQLGKVISSHSQRNGFYAIRGAILTTAGNQESWNLIDVLKTFPTQEVYVNLELLAQLKDEIFAYQSYGDAVTKAIDNVAEKNSHNIPLSQLDNLPDLAKKGQYNVIKKTVILERNQVRMTKEGFVSQYNFPVDFYLPDDATHTFPLVLISHGFGSVRENFTSLAQHLASYGFIVAIPQHIGSDLQYRQELLKGTLSSALSPMEYLARPADLSYIIDYLESFQEDNTLWQKRANLSQIGVISNPLNCTWYNQEDVYLLS; via the coding sequence ATGAAAATATTTACAAAAATAAAGCATTATCAGCAAAAATTTTTCCTGATTAGTATTTTAATTAGTTTATTTACCTGTCTATTTTCAAAATCTGCTGAAAGTGCAGAAAAAATTAATTTTGTTTATGGTTCATTATCTTTTTCTGTAGCTATAGAATCTTTAGAAACTTTTGCTAAAACAGGAGAATTAAAAGAAGACTTAGAGCCTTATGCTTCTCAATTAGATCAAAAAACTCTCTTTGAGGTTAGACTATTTTTAAATAAATCTTTTCAATTTCCTCAAGCAAGTTTATATAGAATAAGTCGTACCTCCTTAGCCCAAGATTTAATCAAACAATTAGGAAAAGTAATTTCTTCTCATAGCCAAAGAAACGGTTTTTATGCCATAAGAGGTGCAATTTTAACGACAGCAGGAAATCAAGAATCATGGAATTTAATTGATGTTTTAAAAACTTTTCCTACTCAGGAAGTTTACGTTAATTTAGAGTTATTAGCACAATTAAAAGATGAAATATTTGCCTATCAAAGTTACGGTGATGCAGTAACTAAAGCCATTGATAATGTAGCAGAAAAAAATAGTCACAATATCCCTCTGTCTCAACTAGATAATTTACCCGATTTAGCAAAAAAAGGTCAATATAATGTCATCAAAAAAACTGTTATTCTTGAAAGAAATCAAGTAAGAATGACAAAAGAAGGCTTTGTTTCTCAATATAATTTCCCTGTGGATTTTTATTTACCTGATGACGCTACCCATACTTTTCCTCTAGTTTTAATATCTCATGGTTTTGGTTCTGTTAGAGAAAATTTTACCTCTCTTGCTCAACATTTAGCTTCCTATGGTTTTATTGTTGCTATACCTCAACATATTGGTAGCGATTTACAATATCGTCAAGAACTATTAAAAGGGACATTAAGTAGTGCATTAAGTCCGATGGAATACTTAGCTCGTCCTGCTGACTTAAGTTATATTATTGATTACTTAGAGTCTTTTCAGGAAGATAATACTTTATGGCAAAAAAGGGCTAATCTTTCCCAGATAGGAGTTATATCAAATCCGCTTAATTGCACATGGTATAATCAAGAGGATGTATATTTGTTGTCGTAG
- the pdxA gene encoding 4-hydroxythreonine-4-phosphate dehydrogenase PdxA: protein MINQSGSKVDLAITMGDPASIGGEIILKALSRPSIHDRANITIIGSRSHLEKTYHHLQPFTSQELIHPDSLNIIEVDTPENIIWGKGNQETGKASFLYLENAIALTLNGQFEGIVTAPIAKSLWQSAGYDYPGQTEVLAQKSGREKFAMMFLGLSPYTNWVLRTILATTHIPLKTVSDNLNSSILDSKLELLIENLKQDFNLEKSTIAVAGLNPHSGEDGKLGIEEKEWLQDWLINAQKKYPQVKLIGLIPPDIMWIKPTQAWFRDGNIDTPDAFLALYHDQGLIPVKAMAFDQAVNTTVGLPFVRTSPDHGTAFDIAGQGVANPSSMLSAIEWAIALCYNRKQT from the coding sequence ATGATTAACCAATCTGGTTCAAAAGTTGACCTTGCGATTACTATGGGTGATCCTGCTAGTATCGGAGGAGAAATAATTTTAAAAGCCCTTAGCAGACCCTCTATACATGATCGTGCTAATATTACGATCATTGGATCTCGATCGCATCTTGAAAAGACCTATCATCATTTACAGCCCTTTACATCCCAAGAATTAATACATCCAGATAGTTTAAATATTATTGAAGTGGACACCCCAGAAAATATTATTTGGGGCAAGGGAAATCAAGAGACGGGTAAAGCTAGTTTTTTATATTTAGAAAATGCGATCGCACTTACTTTAAACGGTCAGTTTGAAGGCATTGTCACTGCCCCCATTGCAAAATCTCTTTGGCAAAGTGCAGGGTATGACTACCCGGGACAAACAGAGGTTTTAGCCCAAAAAAGCGGACGAGAAAAATTTGCCATGATGTTTCTTGGGTTATCTCCTTATACTAATTGGGTCTTACGTACTATTTTGGCTACTACCCATATCCCCTTAAAAACTGTTTCAGATAATCTTAATTCGTCCATATTAGACTCTAAACTAGAATTGTTGATTGAAAACTTAAAACAAGACTTTAACCTTGAAAAAAGCACCATAGCAGTGGCAGGACTAAATCCCCATAGTGGTGAGGATGGAAAATTGGGTATAGAGGAGAAAGAATGGTTACAAGATTGGTTAATCAATGCTCAGAAAAAATATCCTCAAGTTAAATTAATTGGTTTGATTCCACCCGATATTATGTGGATTAAGCCAACTCAAGCATGGTTTAGAGATGGTAATATAGATACCCCTGATGCGTTTCTTGCACTATATCATGATCAAGGTTTGATTCCCGTAAAAGCTATGGCATTTGATCAAGCGGTTAATACTACCGTAGGCTTACCTTTTGTTAGAACTTCCCCCGATCATGGTACTGCTTTTGATATTGCTGGTCAAGGGGTCGCTAACCCTTCAAGTATGCTTTCTGCCATTGAATGGGCGATCGCATTGTGCTATAATCGAAAACAAACTTAG
- a CDS encoding transporter substrate-binding domain-containing protein: MNINRLQTECSSDKVIINIALILQCQASYLPPTQYQVADSRVKAVIATHPLVSSIFASEGLSKIKIPTMITAGSQDIITPFVIEQIHPFLWLQNIPKYLIFFQPGTHFSSTQPSPEFTLDSLPEFLLGKNRNISSEYFRGIAVAFLEVYLKNNQDYLVYLSSDYGKFRENNSLQVKQTNQLSVNDLKDAYGGDLPFAIETSLVVTPSWENQNLSILEEIKKTGVLKIAYPQNNEPLGYINQDGEWSGFCSFLGHSLADYLESNFDFDFEIKLVSIPSDSDNLFNLITTNQVDLECGQIISKNIDKIVFSIPFMVTGNQFLLPQGDTQNFNLSKLNSLNIGSIYNIANEKFLDENYPQASKVYYNSFENVLTDLENNKIDVFLGNSLLLNSKISEISNQNKYKINPKFILNCDYYGLSLPSFDSQWIDIINGFLTKNTLSQNYFNQEANSLLLEQLNYCLNFQKDP; the protein is encoded by the coding sequence TTGAATATAAATCGTTTACAAACAGAATGTAGTTCAGACAAAGTAATTATAAACATCGCCCTTATTCTCCAGTGTCAAGCGAGTTATTTACCTCCTACCCAATATCAAGTCGCTGATTCTCGTGTTAAGGCAGTAATTGCTACTCACCCTCTGGTAAGTAGTATTTTTGCATCAGAAGGGTTGAGTAAAATTAAAATTCCAACTATGATTACCGCAGGAAGTCAAGACATAATTACTCCTTTTGTGATTGAGCAAATACACCCTTTTTTATGGTTACAAAATATACCTAAATATTTAATTTTTTTCCAACCCGGTACTCATTTTAGTTCAACACAACCTTCTCCTGAATTTACTTTAGATAGTTTACCAGAGTTTTTATTAGGAAAAAATAGAAATATAAGCAGTGAATATTTTCGAGGTATTGCGGTTGCTTTTTTAGAAGTTTATTTAAAAAATAATCAGGATTATTTAGTTTATTTAAGCTCAGATTATGGCAAATTTAGAGAAAATAATTCTTTGCAAGTAAAACAAACTAATCAATTAAGTGTCAATGATTTGAAAGATGCTTATGGAGGGGATTTACCTTTTGCCATAGAAACATCTTTAGTGGTTACTCCTAGTTGGGAAAATCAAAATTTATCTATTCTTGAAGAGATAAAAAAAACAGGAGTTTTAAAAATTGCTTATCCTCAAAATAATGAGCCTTTAGGATATATAAATCAAGATGGTGAATGGAGCGGTTTTTGTTCTTTTTTAGGACATAGTTTAGCTGACTATTTAGAATCAAATTTTGACTTTGATTTTGAAATAAAATTGGTATCTATTCCTTCTGATTCAGATAATCTCTTTAATTTAATTACTACTAATCAAGTTGATCTTGAATGTGGTCAAATAATTTCTAAAAATATAGATAAGATAGTATTTTCTATTCCTTTTATGGTAACAGGAAATCAGTTTTTACTACCCCAGGGGGATACTCAAAATTTTAATCTTAGTAAGTTAAATAGTTTAAATATTGGCAGTATATATAATATTGCTAATGAAAAGTTTTTGGATGAAAACTATCCTCAAGCATCAAAGGTTTACTATAACAGTTTTGAAAATGTATTAACTGATTTGGAAAATAATAAAATTGATGTTTTTTTAGGAAATAGCTTACTATTAAATAGTAAAATTAGTGAGATTAGTAATCAGAATAAATATAAAATAAATCCTAAATTTATCTTAAATTGTGATTATTACGGTTTGTCATTACCTAGTTTTGATTCTCAATGGATTGATATTATTAATGGTTTTTTGACAAAAAATACTTTATCTCAAAATTACTTCAATCAAGAAGCTAACAGTCTTTTATTAGAGCAGTTAAATTACTGTTTAAATTTTCAAAAAGACCCTTGA
- a CDS encoding HEAT repeat domain-containing protein: protein MSQTLESLTLETETGKINHYDISYILGSNDSISLETAIEILARGNFEAKWVVSKVLVRYGEKVIPLLKEIILDESADVELRCSALRIVQQIKSPQVIFVISELFSLTQSEELMALAIETLASQGKECVDFLSNLLNQEEYRIFATKALAQIPHTSIIAPLLSVTKDENSEVRLYSITALKNFDRASILKVMIEALEDNSSSVRKEALIGIGLRLKKTQEIPLISIIAPLLNDLNLGVAQQAAITLSKCSHPLAVNFLEKSLISPYTPIPLKITIIKSLAWIETEKSIQSLGNYLILADHLLTLEIIKVLGRVTNSKITQDAIALRHLVIAILNNFYENIPSSKNTPEILQSLCYSWKQLKAKSALKYVQEITGNSKKYFNSLEAEKTLFHLKSLES from the coding sequence ATGTCTCAAACTTTAGAAAGCCTTACTTTAGAAACAGAAACAGGGAAGATTAATCATTATGACATCTCCTATATTTTAGGTAGTAATGATTCAATTTCTTTAGAGACTGCTATAGAAATTTTAGCAAGGGGCAATTTTGAAGCGAAATGGGTTGTTTCTAAAGTTTTGGTTAGATATGGAGAAAAGGTTATACCCTTATTGAAAGAAATTATTCTCGATGAAAGTGCGGATGTAGAGTTGCGTTGTAGTGCGTTGAGAATAGTTCAACAAATTAAAAGTCCTCAAGTAATATTCGTTATTAGTGAGCTATTTTCTCTTACTCAGTCAGAAGAATTAATGGCTCTAGCTATTGAAACTTTAGCTTCTCAGGGTAAAGAATGTGTTGACTTTTTATCTAATCTACTAAATCAAGAAGAATATCGTATTTTTGCCACCAAAGCCTTAGCACAAATTCCTCACACTTCTATTATTGCACCATTACTATCTGTTACTAAGGATGAAAATAGTGAGGTTAGACTTTACTCTATCACTGCTTTAAAAAACTTCGATCGCGCCTCGATACTTAAGGTTATGATAGAAGCATTGGAGGATAATAGCTCTAGTGTTCGTAAAGAAGCTCTAATCGGAATTGGTTTAAGGTTGAAAAAAACCCAAGAAATTCCCCTTATATCAATAATTGCACCCTTACTTAATGACCTTAATCTTGGAGTTGCCCAACAAGCGGCAATTACATTAAGTAAATGTAGTCATCCCCTAGCAGTTAATTTTCTGGAAAAATCTTTAATCTCTCCTTATACTCCCATACCATTAAAAATAACTATCATTAAGTCACTGGCATGGATAGAAACAGAAAAAAGTATCCAATCTTTAGGAAACTATCTAATCTTAGCTGATCATCTCCTCACATTGGAAATAATTAAAGTTTTAGGTAGAGTTACTAATTCCAAAATAACACAAGATGCGATCGCGCTACGCCACCTTGTAATCGCAATTTTAAATAATTTTTACGAAAATATTCCCTCAAGTAAAAACACCCCAGAAATTCTCCAAAGTCTTTGTTATTCATGGAAACAATTAAAAGCAAAATCAGCCTTGAAATATGTTCAAGAAATTACAGGAAACAGCAAGAAATATTTTAATTCTTTAGAGGCGGAAAAAACACTATTTCACCTAAAATCCCTTGAATCTTGA